The following proteins are encoded in a genomic region of Moorena sp. SIOASIH:
- a CDS encoding tetratricopeptide repeat protein: METAPDPLTPADYDELDSLVTTLELSSGTTIIFAIAPESGPNHPVVEQLNSFVSQEALSDQGFQVRNCFYSDESLINFLYRLNPLDQETSVNTPAPSRPLIMAFGIEQLEIPRRINELKRLNVGRESLFERDMVLMFWLNKPQFLDEFRLRAPDFWDWREQIVEFETHPPLARLFYPYLEWLIAQNSYLKFSGVMQVQRQVDIFLDQVYISLKAERQKLVVDTSDARHLSKANLSSPSIRVDQFERITQDIDSSSSTKTIPEKVDLAKAIQDSQYSVILGDPGAGKTTLLKYLALHFATAQRDNQETVLAGEAKENLGQTRLPVFFRIADYAERLATQSDLSLQQFLREFSEQWQTEFTNQTEQDTDTTIFEHLCHKLYSGMCLVLLDGLDEVFNQQVRQQIVDKIEGFVNDFPNNKFVITSRIAGYREVKLSQRFSHFTITEMEPEQVERFLDRWCLAVEKAQRPDASQHYWQQEADHQSGELKEAIAASEGVKRMTGNPLLLTILALIHRNGSRLPNQRVKLYELAVQTLTEDWQLSKKLPGVETVVLKESQVMALLAPLADWMHEHKPSGLVSEPEVREKLAEIHGELNDEDPDSQSVQWQINDFLLRVRETTGLFVERAPGSYGFMHLTFEEYFAARYIADNDVSEILDIINSHRYEARWHEPILLALGYLGSQNPRRINKLVPKLFKPLDDYQPRIDYGEIKLIKTSSKDVVLVWPVLGEDSTVSYQESPSVLQDLLFAGQVLADVDVNSKIRARVIQQLVSTYLGLDEDFEYETIKELLTRLREIERFNQKDEVIKFLQEVANTIKLSEEQWVKTQLASLYIACGQAGETLVSCVNEFVKQLVNQAEPKLFNNLIDLVTDLGEEMTPALEATRQHPILDQASQQAIEFVTALSYIRPDKYDQAIGMLEKINQEQYSPIKGYIAWAIATCYRKKEDYDKAIAFYQESVEINQQLANQKNLANLWSWLADCYRELGNYQQAVDCQLKYLAISQQLDHQSYIAHAYWNLGRIYQVWGKYDEAIPYYQQSRDFCHQLDKQKDVAIQWYWLAACYRDWGRYQQAVDCQLKSLAISQQLDRQSDIANAYFELGYIYQDWGKYDQAIRYYQQSRELYHQLDKQKNVASLWYWLADCYRESGKYQLAVDCQLKTLAIRDQLDDQPGVASAYSRLGYIYQGWGKYDQAIAYHEQSRDLYHQLDKQKNVANQWYNLVVCYRDWGKYQQAVDCQLKDLAIREQLDEQSDIALAYYQLGRIYQDWGKYEDAIAYHQQSLDLNQQLDKQNNVTSLWSWLADCYRDWGKYQQAVDCQLKTLAIRDQLDDQPGVASAYSRLGYIYQGWGKYDQAIAYHEQSRDLYHQLDKQKNVANQWYNLVVCYRDWGKYQQAVDCQLKDLAIREQLDEQSDIALAYYQLGRIYQDWGKYDQAIPYHQQSRDLYHQLDLQKNVANQWYWLADCYRLSSKYQQAVDCELKDLAIRQQLDDQPNIADAYYQLGRIYKDWSQYDQAIQYYEQSRDLYQQLDKQQDIANQWYWLANCYRDWGKYQQAVDCELKDLAIRQQLDDQPNIADAYYQLGRIYQDWSKYDQAIRYHQQSRDLYHQLDLQTDVADSWCWLGDCYRELGDYTKAIDHYQQSLNLNQQLGQNEKIANRYRKIGNSQRLLARNTPDTTQALHLLSQGEQSIRQAIEISQANDYKANLAYNYTALGLLYSERLHRLPSNHPTLPEQIEQFETNYTMGLRLLSDLGQIVDRAEEILDISRAYLEVNVLENLDRAEALALESLQVFLDYNRRKLEASARQLLGEIYLRRVEGNQPNAKARAYQFFTESLELYRSLDIQGKVIELEQQLKGVGSRESGIGNRE; this comes from the coding sequence ATGGAAACAGCCCCTGACCCATTGACGCCTGCTGACTATGATGAGCTGGATAGCTTAGTCACCACTCTAGAACTATCCAGTGGCACCACCATTATTTTTGCTATTGCTCCCGAAAGTGGTCCCAACCATCCGGTGGTGGAGCAGTTGAACTCTTTTGTTAGTCAAGAAGCCTTGAGTGACCAAGGGTTTCAGGTTCGCAACTGTTTCTATAGTGACGAGTCTTTAATTAATTTTCTCTACCGTCTTAATCCCCTCGATCAAGAGACCTCTGTCAACACTCCTGCTCCCAGTCGTCCTCTGATCATGGCCTTCGGGATTGAGCAGTTGGAGATACCTCGTCGCATCAATGAACTAAAACGACTGAATGTCGGTAGAGAATCCCTGTTTGAGCGAGACATGGTATTGATGTTTTGGCTCAATAAACCCCAATTTTTGGATGAGTTTCGCCTCCGGGCTCCGGATTTCTGGGATTGGCGGGAGCAGATTGTGGAATTTGAAACCCATCCCCCCCTGGCACGGTTATTTTATCCCTATCTGGAGTGGTTAATTGCCCAGAATTCTTATCTTAAGTTTAGTGGCGTGATGCAGGTGCAGCGCCAAGTGGATATTTTCCTCGATCAGGTCTATATTTCCCTCAAGGCTGAACGTCAGAAGCTGGTGGTTGATACCTCCGATGCTAGGCATTTATCTAAAGCTAATTTATCTAGCCCTTCGATTCGGGTAGATCAGTTTGAAAGGATAACTCAGGATATCGATAGTTCTAGCAGTACTAAAACTATTCCGGAAAAGGTTGATTTAGCCAAAGCCATACAGGATAGTCAGTATAGCGTGATTTTGGGAGACCCTGGTGCTGGCAAAACTACCCTTCTGAAATATCTAGCGCTCCATTTTGCCACCGCTCAACGGGATAACCAGGAAACGGTATTGGCAGGGGAGGCTAAGGAGAATTTGGGGCAAACTCGCTTACCAGTTTTCTTTCGGATTGCTGACTATGCGGAACGGTTGGCAACCCAATCCGACTTGAGCTTGCAACAGTTTCTTAGGGAATTCTCTGAGCAGTGGCAAACTGAATTTACAAATCAGACTGAGCAAGACACTGATACAACCATTTTTGAGCATTTGTGTCACAAACTTTATAGTGGTATGTGTCTGGTGCTGTTGGATGGCTTGGATGAAGTGTTTAATCAGCAAGTACGCCAGCAGATAGTTGACAAAATTGAAGGGTTTGTTAATGATTTCCCCAATAACAAGTTTGTGATTACTAGCCGGATTGCTGGCTATCGGGAGGTTAAATTAAGCCAACGGTTTTCCCATTTCACCATTACTGAGATGGAACCGGAACAGGTGGAGCGGTTTCTGGACCGATGGTGTCTAGCGGTAGAGAAAGCTCAAAGGCCGGATGCCAGTCAGCACTATTGGCAGCAGGAAGCCGATCATCAAAGTGGGGAACTTAAGGAAGCGATCGCAGCCAGTGAGGGAGTCAAGCGTATGACTGGCAATCCCTTATTGTTAACGATTTTGGCATTAATTCACCGCAATGGCTCTCGCTTGCCCAATCAACGGGTAAAACTCTATGAATTAGCCGTCCAGACCTTGACCGAAGATTGGCAATTGAGCAAAAAATTGCCTGGTGTTGAGACCGTAGTGCTCAAAGAAAGTCAGGTGATGGCACTGTTGGCTCCCTTGGCTGACTGGATGCATGAACACAAACCCTCGGGATTAGTCAGTGAACCAGAGGTTAGGGAAAAACTAGCCGAAATCCATGGGGAGTTGAATGATGAAGACCCAGATTCCCAGAGCGTGCAGTGGCAAATCAATGATTTTTTGCTGAGGGTCAGGGAAACAACCGGTTTGTTTGTGGAACGTGCCCCTGGTAGTTATGGGTTTATGCATCTGACCTTTGAGGAGTATTTTGCCGCTCGGTATATTGCTGATAATGATGTTAGTGAGATTCTCGATATTATTAATTCCCATCGATATGAAGCCCGTTGGCATGAACCAATTTTGTTAGCCTTAGGGTATTTGGGGAGTCAGAATCCCAGACGGATTAATAAGTTAGTTCCAAAGTTGTTTAAACCCTTAGACGACTATCAGCCTAGGATTGACTATGGGGAAATTAAGCTTATAAAAACCTCATCAAAGGATGTGGTTTTAGTGTGGCCAGTATTAGGGGAAGATTCAACAGTTTCATATCAGGAGTCACCATCGGTATTGCAGGATTTACTGTTTGCTGGTCAAGTTTTGGCGGATGTTGATGTCAACAGCAAGATTCGAGCTAGGGTGATTCAGCAGTTGGTCTCGACTTACTTGGGGTTAGATGAAGACTTTGAATATGAAACGATTAAGGAATTGTTGACCAGGCTACGGGAGATTGAAAGGTTTAATCAAAAGGATGAAGTGATTAAGTTTCTCCAGGAAGTCGCTAATACTATAAAGCTAAGTGAAGAGCAATGGGTAAAAACTCAGTTAGCAAGTTTATACATAGCTTGTGGTCAAGCTGGAGAAACCTTAGTTAGTTGTGTAAATGAATTTGTTAAACAGCTAGTTAACCAGGCAGAGCCTAAGCTATTCAATAATCTGATCGATTTGGTGACAGATCTAGGGGAAGAGATGACCCCAGCTCTGGAAGCAACCAGACAACATCCGATTCTGGATCAGGCAAGTCAACAAGCCATAGAATTTGTGACAGCACTGTCTTATATCCGCCCAGATAAATATGATCAGGCTATTGGGATGTTAGAAAAGATTAATCAAGAGCAATATAGTCCGATCAAGGGTTATATTGCTTGGGCAATAGCTACCTGTTACCGGAAAAAGGAGGACTATGATAAAGCGATCGCATTCTACCAAGAAAGCGTTGAAATCAATCAGCAGTTGGCTAACCAAAAGAATCTAGCCAATTTGTGGTCCTGGCTAGCTGATTGTTATCGAGAATTGGGCAACTATCAGCAAGCGGTCGATTGTCAACTCAAATACTTAGCGATCTCTCAGCAGCTTGATCACCAATCATATATAGCACATGCCTACTGGAACCTAGGTAGAATCTATCAAGTTTGGGGTAAGTACGATGAAGCGATACCATACTACCAACAAAGCCGTGACTTTTGTCACCAGTTGGATAAACAAAAGGATGTAGCCATTCAGTGGTATTGGCTAGCTGCTTGTTATCGAGACTGGGGCAGATATCAGCAAGCGGTCGATTGTCAACTCAAAAGCTTAGCGATCTCTCAGCAGCTTGATCGCCAATCAGATATAGCAAATGCCTACTTTGAGCTAGGCTACATTTATCAAGATTGGGGTAAGTATGATCAAGCGATTCGATACTACCAACAAAGCCGTGAGCTTTATCACCAGTTAGATAAACAAAAGAATGTCGCCAGTTTGTGGTATTGGCTAGCTGATTGTTATCGAGAATCGGGCAAATATCAGCTAGCTGTTGATTGTCAACTCAAAACCTTAGCCATCCGTGACCAGCTTGATGACCAACCAGGTGTAGCAAGTGCCTACTCTAGGCTAGGTTACATTTATCAAGGTTGGGGTAAGTATGACCAAGCGATCGCATATCACGAACAAAGCCGTGACCTTTATCACCAGTTGGATAAACAAAAGAATGTAGCCAATCAGTGGTATAATCTAGTTGTTTGTTATAGAGATTGGGGCAAATATCAGCAAGCTGTTGATTGTCAGCTCAAAGACTTAGCCATCCGTGAGCAGCTTGATGAGCAATCAGATATAGCATTAGCTTACTATCAACTCGGTAGAATATATCAAGATTGGGGTAAGTATGAAGATGCGATCGCATACCACCAACAAAGCCTTGACCTCAATCAGCAATTAGATAAACAGAATAATGTAACCAGTTTGTGGTCCTGGCTGGCTGATTGTTATAGAGATTGGGGCAAATATCAGCAAGCTGTTGATTGTCAACTCAAAACCTTAGCCATCCGTGACCAGCTTGATGACCAACCAGGTGTAGCAAGTGCCTACTCTAGGCTAGGTTACATTTATCAAGGTTGGGGTAAGTATGACCAAGCGATCGCATATCACGAACAAAGCCGTGACCTTTATCACCAGTTGGATAAACAAAAGAATGTAGCCAATCAGTGGTATAATCTAGTTGTTTGTTATAGAGATTGGGGCAAATATCAGCAAGCTGTTGATTGTCAGCTCAAAGACTTAGCCATCCGTGAGCAGCTTGATGAGCAATCAGATATAGCATTAGCTTACTATCAACTCGGTAGAATATATCAAGATTGGGGTAAGTATGATCAAGCGATCCCATACCACCAACAAAGCCGTGACCTTTATCACCAGTTGGATTTACAAAAAAATGTCGCCAATCAGTGGTATTGGCTAGCTGATTGTTATCGACTATCCAGTAAATATCAGCAAGCGGTCGATTGCGAACTCAAAGACTTAGCCATCCGTCAGCAGCTGGATGACCAACCAAATATTGCTGATGCCTACTATCAACTTGGTAGAATTTATAAAGATTGGAGTCAGTATGATCAAGCGATTCAATACTACGAACAAAGCCGTGATCTTTATCAGCAGTTAGATAAACAGCAAGATATAGCCAATCAGTGGTATTGGCTAGCTAATTGTTATCGAGACTGGGGCAAATATCAGCAAGCTGTCGATTGTGAACTGAAAGACTTAGCCATCCGTCAGCAGCTGGATGACCAACCAAATATTGCTGATGCCTACTATCAACTTGGTAGAATATATCAGGATTGGAGTAAGTATGACCAAGCGATTCGATACCACCAACAAAGCCGTGACCTTTATCACCAGTTGGATTTACAAACAGATGTCGCCGATTCGTGGTGTTGGCTAGGTGATTGTTATCGAGAATTAGGTGATTACACCAAAGCCATTGACCATTACCAGCAAAGCCTAAATCTCAATCAACAACTGGGTCAAAATGAAAAGATTGCGAATCGGTATCGAAAAATTGGTAACAGCCAACGCCTCCTAGCCAGAAATACTCCAGACACAACCCAAGCCCTGCACTTACTCAGCCAAGGGGAGCAAAGTATTCGTCAAGCCATCGAAATTAGTCAAGCCAACGACTACAAAGCCAACCTAGCCTACAACTATACCGCTCTTGGCTTACTCTATTCAGAACGCTTGCACCGATTACCCTCCAACCATCCTACTCTACCGGAACAGATTGAGCAATTTGAAACCAACTATACCATGGGCTTAAGGTTACTTTCAGACCTTGGACAAATTGTCGATAGGGCTGAAGAAATTCTAGATATCTCCCGGGCTTACCTAGAGGTAAATGTCTTAGAAAACCTTGACCGAGCGGAAGCGTTAGCTCTGGAATCCCTACAGGTTTTCCTAGACTACAACCGTCGGAAACTAGAAGCCTCTGCTCGCCAGCTCTTAGGGGAAATTTACTTGCGTCGTGTTGAGGGTAATCAACCCAATGCTAAAGCAAGGGCTTACCAATTTTTTACTGAAAGTTTAGAACTATACCGGAGCCTAGATATTCAGGGAAAAGTGATAGAATTGGAGCAACAGTTAAAGGGAGTAGGGAGTAGGGAATCGGGAATCGGGAATCGGGAGTAG
- a CDS encoding Uma2 family endonuclease, giving the protein MTQTLSKPKDQRLIHSGMNWQQFKLLEQSFVDSPGIRLFYYRGEVEILAVSQDHETFSRLIGILLAIYFEEKGIEFTPTGSFTQEKPGVASAQADESYCIGKPKKIPDLSIEVVFTSGNLSKLNRYRELGVPEVWFWEDGLFTLHHLRADGYERIYTSEVLPDLDMELLTRSVVMASTVEAMRFFRKAISE; this is encoded by the coding sequence ATGACACAGACACTCTCAAAACCAAAAGACCAACGGCTGATTCACTCTGGGATGAATTGGCAACAATTCAAATTACTGGAACAGAGCTTTGTCGATTCACCAGGAATACGGTTATTCTACTACAGAGGAGAAGTAGAAATCTTGGCAGTTTCTCAAGACCACGAAACCTTTAGCCGCTTGATCGGGATTCTGTTAGCTATCTACTTTGAAGAAAAGGGAATTGAGTTCACCCCTACAGGAAGCTTTACCCAAGAAAAACCAGGGGTAGCCTCAGCACAAGCGGATGAGTCTTATTGTATCGGAAAGCCAAAGAAAATTCCAGACTTATCTATCGAAGTGGTTTTTACCAGTGGTAATCTCTCCAAACTCAATCGCTATCGGGAGTTGGGTGTACCTGAAGTCTGGTTCTGGGAAGATGGTCTATTTACCTTACATCATCTCAGAGCAGACGGTTACGAACGAATTTATACCTCAGAGGTGTTACCAGACCTAGATATGGAGTTGTTAACTAGGTCTGTAGTAATGGCGTCTACAGTTGAGGCAATGAGGTTTTTCAGAAAGGCAATTTCTGAGTAG
- a CDS encoding P-loop NTPase fold protein, which translates to MSNAKYWKPAYQLFNPEQPLTTREEIRDFYVQRTDSPVENLIAILEMEDQPAKFLLAGHRGSGKTTELRRIEQELAENYAVIWVDTATALDRYNIGYAEVVVLIGMEVCRQAIKPGWWSNRDQRLLDDLENSLTTVIYQDKETDTEQLELPEVLKKLGLILKRGLTRDMTKTLNIRPAVSDIIDRVNDIIKAAEKDRKQKLLVIVDGLDRHDLRTALEMFASPLLTELECHIIYTIPISLRYSPSFRQPMESFQCLDLYNLPVFECDWPTATLRDRNSRPTSTPNKLGRDILKSVITKRLAKINETDLFTPDALELLSEKSGGVIRDLIRLARGACQVALKKKKEYVDTTIAKEAIQEERKAYTINDYHFPELAAVHQTGRLTTNTHHLPKQGEVVICDELLQNKYVLGYYGDHTWFDVHPMIIEDLEQWQASQNSAVSS; encoded by the coding sequence ATGAGCAACGCCAAGTATTGGAAACCAGCTTACCAACTGTTTAACCCAGAGCAACCCCTGACGACGCGAGAGGAAATCAGAGACTTTTATGTCCAGCGCACGGATAGTCCAGTAGAAAATTTAATCGCTATTCTGGAAATGGAAGATCAGCCAGCTAAGTTTTTATTAGCCGGTCATCGGGGCAGTGGAAAAACAACGGAATTGCGACGAATTGAACAGGAGCTAGCAGAAAACTATGCCGTAATCTGGGTTGATACGGCAACAGCTCTCGACCGCTATAACATTGGTTATGCTGAGGTGGTGGTGTTGATTGGGATGGAAGTTTGTCGCCAAGCCATTAAACCAGGCTGGTGGTCAAATCGGGATCAGCGCTTACTGGATGATTTAGAAAATAGCCTGACAACTGTTATTTATCAAGATAAAGAAACAGATACTGAACAGTTAGAGTTACCAGAGGTTTTGAAAAAATTGGGGTTAATTCTGAAACGGGGATTAACTCGGGATATGACCAAAACCCTTAACATTCGCCCTGCTGTTAGTGACATCATTGATCGAGTTAACGATATTATTAAAGCTGCTGAGAAAGATCGTAAGCAAAAATTATTAGTGATTGTAGATGGTCTCGATCGCCATGATTTGAGAACTGCTCTGGAAATGTTTGCTAGTCCGCTGCTGACAGAATTAGAGTGTCATATTATCTACACCATTCCAATTTCCTTACGATATTCCCCTAGCTTTCGGCAACCCATGGAAAGCTTCCAATGTTTGGATTTGTATAATTTGCCTGTATTTGAATGCGATTGGCCTACGGCCACGCTACGCGATCGCAATTCTCGTCCCACCTCAACCCCTAACAAACTTGGTCGAGATATCTTGAAGTCTGTGATTACCAAACGATTAGCTAAAATTAACGAAACAGACCTATTCACTCCCGATGCCCTAGAGCTATTATCTGAAAAGAGTGGTGGTGTGATCCGGGATTTAATCCGACTAGCGCGGGGGGCTTGTCAGGTCGCCCTGAAGAAAAAAAAGGAATATGTAGACACAACCATTGCTAAGGAGGCGATTCAAGAAGAACGCAAAGCCTATACCATCAATGACTATCATTTTCCGGAATTGGCTGCTGTTCACCAAACTGGTCGCTTAACTACCAATACCCATCATTTGCCCAAGCAAGGGGAAGTGGTTATTTGTGATGAACTTTTACAAAATAAGTATGTCTTAGGGTATTACGGTGACCATACCTGGTTTGATGTGCATCCAATGATTATCGAAGACTTGGAACAGTGGCAAGCTAGTCAGAATTCAGCCGTTAGTTCTTAG
- a CDS encoding Rpn family recombination-promoting nuclease/putative transposase, with protein sequence MVYYLKDKYIILLTAFGFKRVFGTEENKALLIDFLNTLLPPHHEIEDVTFKNTDKVIFEIYCQAKTGESFIVQLQKANHNFFNDRSAYYSTFPLQEQAQKGDCNYQLKAVYTVGVLDFVFDDHRHDETILHTVELKNQDCQVFYDKLKFLYIELPKFTKTLDQLETHFDKWLFVLKNLSELNTRPQPFQESVFNQLFDVAEIANFSRTEQDNYQNSLKYYRDMNNIVETSRQEGLLQGREEGLQEGREEGLKQGREEGAQRERALILRLLSRSLGEIPSELQQQIRQLSLDQLEGLSEALLDFYNVDDLRAWLNQTQE encoded by the coding sequence ATGGTCTATTATCTCAAAGATAAGTATATTATTTTACTTACGGCTTTTGGCTTTAAGCGTGTTTTTGGTACGGAAGAAAATAAAGCACTACTTATTGATTTTTTAAATACCCTTTTACCACCTCATCATGAAATTGAAGATGTCACATTCAAAAATACAGACAAGGTAATTTTTGAAATCTACTGTCAAGCCAAAACTGGGGAAAGCTTTATTGTTCAACTTCAAAAAGCTAACCATAATTTCTTTAATGATAGAAGTGCTTACTATTCCACATTTCCGCTCCAAGAACAAGCGCAAAAAGGCGATTGTAATTATCAGTTAAAGGCGGTTTATACTGTCGGGGTCTTAGATTTTGTTTTTGACGACCATAGACATGATGAGACAATCCTACATACTGTGGAGCTAAAAAATCAGGATTGTCAGGTATTTTATGACAAACTCAAATTCCTGTATATTGAGTTACCCAAGTTTACGAAAACCCTAGACCAGTTAGAGACGCATTTTGATAAATGGCTGTTTGTCCTGAAAAATCTCTCAGAATTAAACACTCGCCCTCAACCTTTTCAAGAGTCGGTATTTAATCAACTGTTTGACGTGGCAGAAATTGCGAATTTTTCTCGCACTGAACAGGATAACTACCAAAACAGTCTCAAATATTACCGGGATATGAATAATATTGTCGAGACTTCTAGACAAGAAGGGTTGCTACAAGGTCGCGAAGAAGGTTTACAAGAAGGTAGAGAAGAAGGGCTCAAACAAGGTCGAGAAGAAGGAGCACAACGAGAACGAGCACTGATCCTCCGTCTGCTATCCCGTAGCTTAGGAGAAATACCGAGTGAACTGCAACAGCAAATTCGTCAACTGTCACTGGACCAGTTGGAAGGGTTGAGTGAAGCGTTGTTAGATTTTTATAATGTTGATGATTTAAGGGCTTGGTTGAATCAAACTCAAGAGTGA